The following coding sequences lie in one Listeria ivanovii subsp. londoniensis genomic window:
- a CDS encoding internalin N-terminal domain-containing protein, with protein MRKTKWLKNLLIITLVTIIIVGVNTSLENKVQATSITGALPINQIFPDPNLAEEVKKVLGKKSVTNVISQMELERIDIFNANERNIQSIEGLQYCTKLNNLDLSGNQISDISPLKNLTELRVLDLRINEIRDLNALKGLKQLTMVDLAYQKWTEKIAYQPKIVIVNAIKGPDGEMVRPHFISDNGIYINGDIIWNLPTYRQEVSYKFGQLISVGKTMTTFNGMVVHQLYSEMPLIKRAMPINKIFPDYNLAKVIKNTLRKKELTDVISQSELNKVEQIKAENKTIYSIEGMQYLSNLRTLHLSDNQIRDIYPLENLAHLSEVSLNNNDLTDESIAELLKMKQLECLSIWSYKMNSANARNTINHLIKRKDFKWSEK; from the coding sequence TTGAGAAAAACAAAATGGTTAAAGAATCTATTAATAATCACGCTAGTAACGATTATTATTGTAGGTGTGAACACAAGTTTGGAAAACAAGGTGCAGGCTACGAGTATTACAGGGGCATTGCCAATTAATCAAATCTTTCCAGATCCTAATTTAGCAGAAGAAGTGAAAAAAGTTTTAGGAAAGAAAAGTGTGACAAATGTTATTTCTCAAATGGAATTAGAACGTATAGATATATTTAATGCTAATGAACGCAACATTCAATCTATTGAAGGATTACAGTATTGTACTAAATTAAACAACTTGGATTTATCAGGTAATCAGATAAGTGATATCAGTCCTTTAAAAAATTTAACAGAACTAAGAGTATTGGATTTAAGAATAAATGAAATAAGAGATTTAAATGCATTAAAAGGGTTAAAGCAGCTAACAATGGTAGATCTAGCTTATCAAAAATGGACTGAAAAAATAGCTTACCAACCAAAAATAGTTATTGTAAATGCCATCAAAGGTCCAGATGGTGAGATGGTTCGCCCCCATTTTATTAGTGATAATGGAATATATATAAATGGTGATATTATATGGAATTTACCTACTTATAGGCAAGAAGTAAGCTATAAGTTCGGACAACTTATAAGTGTTGGGAAAACAATGACCACATTTAATGGTATGGTAGTGCATCAACTATACTCAGAGATGCCTTTAATAAAAAGAGCGATGCCCATTAACAAAATTTTTCCAGATTACAATTTGGCCAAAGTAATAAAAAACACCTTAAGAAAGAAGGAATTGACAGATGTTATATCACAAAGCGAACTAAATAAAGTGGAACAAATCAAGGCAGAGAATAAAACTATTTACTCTATTGAAGGGATGCAATATTTGTCCAACTTAAGAACCCTACATCTATCTGATAACCAAATACGTGATATTTATCCTTTAGAAAATTTAGCGCATTTATCAGAAGTATCTTTAAATAATAATGATTTAACAGATGAAAGCATTGCTGAACTCTTAAAAATGAAACAATTAGAGTGTCTCTCTATTTGGTCTTATAAAATGAACAGTGCGAATGCCAGAAACACAATCAACCATTTAATCAAACGAAAAGATTTTAAATGGAGCGAAAAATAA
- a CDS encoding leucine-rich repeat domain-containing protein, whose amino-acid sequence MRKKEWLKKVLRALLLTFIVACVNTSLGMKGNAASIPHPMPIDKVFPDSSLANEMKIALGKKSVTDVITPKELEAKTQFNAEHKNIQSIEGLQYLTNLEVLYLSGNQITNISPLKKLKKLVVLNLADNELSDISDIIKFSSSSALKRLFLNNNQLTDISALANLTNLETLDVMHNKLSSIQALASLKKLKMLRLSGNQISNITGLEGLSNLEYVEIVNQDCINEPICYQPYLMIPNSIKGLEGKSIAPKKIRNNGKYVQENVQWVLSSYVNEVSYTFDEIIRVGKTRAKFHGRVIQPLERKNLFIEELKPIKQIFPDANLAEILRRALKKKHVTDLVSQHELDKITEVHAEDRGVTSIEGLQYLSNLNKLYLADNQISDIRSLEVLTQIKELYLDNNALTDKSVSGLINLANLNTLSIRDNKVSGAMARNLMNNLTKLKDFNWCEQ is encoded by the coding sequence TTGAGAAAAAAAGAATGGTTAAAAAAAGTATTACGGGCACTTTTACTAACATTTATTGTGGCGTGTGTGAACACAAGTTTAGGAATGAAGGGAAATGCCGCAAGTATTCCACATCCGATGCCTATTGATAAGGTTTTTCCAGATTCTAGTCTAGCGAATGAGATGAAAATAGCCTTAGGAAAGAAAAGTGTAACAGATGTTATTACGCCAAAAGAATTAGAAGCGAAAACCCAATTCAATGCAGAGCATAAAAATATTCAATCAATTGAAGGGTTACAGTATTTAACTAATTTAGAAGTGCTGTATTTGTCTGGGAATCAAATAACTAATATTAGCCCTTTAAAAAAATTAAAAAAATTAGTCGTATTAAATTTGGCAGACAATGAGTTAAGTGACATAAGTGATATAATTAAATTCTCAAGCTCGAGTGCGTTAAAACGCTTATTTCTAAATAATAATCAACTAACAGATATTAGTGCATTAGCTAATTTAACTAATTTGGAAACTTTAGATGTAATGCATAATAAATTAAGTAGTATTCAAGCACTAGCTAGCTTGAAAAAATTAAAAATGTTACGTTTGAGTGGAAATCAAATAAGCAATATAACAGGTTTAGAAGGATTGAGTAATTTAGAGTATGTAGAGATAGTTAATCAAGATTGCATAAATGAACCCATATGCTATCAACCTTACTTAATGATCCCCAATAGTATCAAAGGTTTGGAAGGTAAGTCTATTGCACCAAAAAAAATTAGGAATAATGGTAAATATGTCCAGGAGAATGTTCAGTGGGTGTTATCTAGTTATGTTAATGAAGTAAGTTACACCTTTGATGAGATAATAAGGGTTGGAAAAACACGAGCCAAATTTCATGGAAGAGTAATACAACCATTAGAACGAAAGAACCTATTTATTGAAGAGTTAAAGCCTATTAAACAAATTTTCCCAGATGCAAATCTAGCAGAAATCCTTAGAAGAGCTTTAAAGAAAAAGCATGTTACGGATCTTGTTTCGCAACATGAATTGGACAAAATAACAGAAGTCCACGCAGAGGATAGAGGTGTTACTTCCATTGAAGGACTGCAATATTTATCTAATTTAAATAAACTTTATTTAGCTGATAACCAAATAAGCGATATTCGTTCTTTAGAAGTATTAACTCAAATAAAAGAATTATACTTAGATAATAATGCTTTAACGGATAAGAGCGTTAGTGGACTTATCAACTTAGCGAACTTAAACACACTTTCTATTAGAGATAATAAAGTGAGTGGGGCAATGGCTAGAAATTTAATGAACAATTTAACCAAACTAAAAGATTTTAATTGGTGTGAACAATAA
- a CDS encoding internalin N-terminal domain-containing protein yields the protein MRKNKWLQNVVVAMLVLVVGLCINTGSGTKVQAAKISHPMPINQIFPDPDLAKAVKQNLGLKNITDRVSQKTLDKVRKFNGIQANIESLEGLQYLTKLEELFLSSNQIKDISPLRDLTELRVLDLKMNEIKDLTPLRGLDKITCLDVIYQKIVEDSVPFEPDLVIPITVKKPDDSLITPKCITDNGAYIYGDIIWNLPRYKKEVSYKFGEFINVGKTRTTFTGMVKQPLY from the coding sequence GTGAGAAAAAATAAGTGGTTACAAAATGTGGTAGTAGCAATGTTAGTATTAGTGGTAGGTTTGTGTATTAATACAGGTTCTGGGACTAAGGTACAGGCTGCAAAGATTTCACATCCGATGCCTATTAATCAAATTTTTCCAGATCCGGATCTAGCCAAAGCTGTGAAACAAAATTTAGGGTTAAAAAATATTACAGATCGTGTTTCTCAAAAGACGCTAGATAAAGTACGAAAATTCAATGGTATTCAAGCTAATATTGAATCTCTAGAAGGGCTACAATATTTGACTAAATTAGAAGAACTATTTTTGTCTTCTAACCAAATAAAGGATATTAGTCCTTTGAGAGATTTAACGGAACTAAGAGTATTAGATTTAAAAATGAATGAAATAAAAGATTTAACACCTCTAAGAGGATTGGATAAGATAACTTGTCTAGATGTGATTTATCAAAAAATAGTTGAAGACTCCGTACCATTCGAACCGGACTTAGTTATTCCAATTACGGTTAAAAAGCCAGATGACAGTTTGATTACACCGAAATGTATTACGGATAACGGAGCTTATATATACGGTGACATTATATGGAATTTACCTCGCTATAAGAAAGAAGTAAGCTATAAGTTTGGGGAATTTATAAACGTTGGTAAAACACGTACCACATTTACTGGTATGGTGAAACAACCACTATATTAA